In a genomic window of Paramicrobacterium chengjingii:
- a CDS encoding carbohydrate ABC transporter permease — protein sequence MLNTDNESATRTITTQRTNPNQRPLRVKRAKSLTKSRVEPYIFILPTVALFAVVLIIPIANLTLYSLGDSNLFQGFTGWNNFENFSYLASAKFLQTVLVTVIWLVGGVVGIVVCGLAIALALNKPIKGRTLFRALVIIPWIVPHAFAGAMWSWVLQPQFGILNRVLVTTGLVSEPISFLDADSALATVIIVRIWQGAPFMIITLLAGLQTIPNEIEEAAQIDGATWFQRLRYITLPHLRPVLTVSTLIVAAWTLQVFDTVYVMTNGGPARSTQIIALDIYSKVFIESDLGSGAAMALVTLIVVSVMSWRALRKEGQETV from the coding sequence GTGCTGAATACTGATAACGAGAGCGCAACCCGCACGATCACGACACAGAGAACTAATCCGAACCAGCGACCGCTCCGTGTGAAGCGCGCGAAAAGCCTCACCAAGAGTCGCGTCGAACCGTACATCTTCATTCTGCCGACGGTGGCGCTGTTTGCGGTCGTCCTGATCATTCCAATTGCGAACCTAACGCTGTATTCTCTCGGCGATTCAAACCTCTTTCAGGGGTTCACCGGGTGGAATAACTTCGAGAACTTCTCATACCTCGCGTCGGCGAAGTTCTTGCAGACGGTTCTCGTCACGGTGATCTGGCTCGTGGGCGGTGTCGTGGGAATCGTCGTCTGCGGCCTCGCCATCGCGCTTGCTCTCAATAAGCCGATCAAGGGCCGCACCCTGTTTCGCGCGCTGGTGATTATTCCGTGGATCGTTCCCCATGCGTTTGCCGGAGCGATGTGGAGCTGGGTGCTCCAACCCCAGTTCGGAATCCTCAATCGAGTTCTGGTGACAACAGGGCTCGTTTCCGAGCCGATCAGCTTTCTCGATGCCGACAGCGCCCTGGCCACGGTCATCATCGTGCGCATTTGGCAGGGTGCTCCTTTCATGATCATCACTTTGCTCGCAGGGCTGCAGACTATCCCGAACGAGATCGAAGAAGCCGCGCAGATCGACGGCGCAACCTGGTTTCAGCGTCTTCGATACATCACGCTCCCGCATCTGCGTCCCGTGTTGACGGTGTCAACGCTCATCGTGGCGGCGTGGACTCTTCAAGTGTTCGACACCGTGTACGTCATGACTAACGGCGGGCCTGCACGGTCAACTCAGATTATCGCGCTCGATATCTACAGCAAAGTGTTCATCGAGTCCGATCTGGGCAGCGGCGCGGCCATGGCACTCGTGACGCTCATTGTGGTGTCAGTAATGAGCTGGCGGGCCTTGCGCAAGGAAGGACAGGAGACGGTATGA
- a CDS encoding ABC transporter substrate-binding protein, which translates to MKRTPFARRTVAALAAVAASALVLSGCSGGGSGSGDEKVTLTFMRTGTPEQLRPLFEPMIEEFEQQNPNITIDMQDLGWADATSSIGVMAGSKTLPDVMYHLPGQVFELAEQGLVLDVADRMSDELRDDIYPVLLESGQYQGKQYLVPSAATPLLLWYSVDLFEKAGLDPDNPPSTWEEYLDAAAAIEKATGVPGSGMYSKPAGGETSFMFESLYASEVGGPSWDANAQKYTYDEPANADAAANALQFMKDMTQNAQPNLVEYDRFTTRTLLRDGKVGMALDGINMVGQVKDQVDSGDIRVAAMPAGASGKSISAINVGGWFIPSSSEHPDEAWKFLEFLMSTENQTVHSSYGSVPVLKSESAQYEGQYWDVLTESLLSGVPEGISPKTGSLWTTNGEQLQALLTTKQSASKTLENIVEEHSAEY; encoded by the coding sequence TTGAAAAGAACACCATTTGCGCGACGCACGGTCGCTGCTCTGGCCGCCGTCGCCGCATCAGCACTCGTGCTTTCCGGCTGCTCAGGAGGAGGGTCGGGCTCCGGTGATGAAAAGGTCACTCTGACTTTCATGCGCACGGGTACGCCCGAGCAGCTTCGTCCTCTCTTCGAACCGATGATCGAGGAGTTCGAGCAGCAGAACCCGAACATCACAATCGATATGCAAGACCTCGGCTGGGCCGACGCCACGTCAAGCATCGGGGTGATGGCAGGTTCGAAGACGCTCCCCGACGTCATGTATCACTTGCCCGGCCAGGTATTCGAACTCGCTGAGCAGGGACTTGTGCTCGACGTAGCCGATCGCATGAGCGATGAACTACGTGACGACATCTACCCCGTGCTGCTGGAGTCCGGCCAATATCAGGGCAAACAGTATCTGGTGCCGAGCGCTGCAACCCCTCTCCTGCTCTGGTATAGCGTCGACCTATTCGAGAAGGCCGGTCTTGACCCGGACAACCCGCCGAGCACGTGGGAGGAATACCTCGACGCGGCAGCGGCCATCGAGAAGGCAACAGGTGTTCCGGGAAGCGGCATGTACAGCAAGCCTGCCGGTGGTGAGACCTCGTTCATGTTCGAGTCGCTGTACGCCTCCGAGGTCGGCGGGCCAAGCTGGGACGCCAATGCGCAGAAATATACATATGACGAACCAGCCAATGCTGATGCGGCGGCGAACGCGCTGCAGTTCATGAAAGACATGACTCAGAATGCGCAGCCGAATCTCGTCGAGTATGACCGCTTCACAACTCGCACGTTGCTGCGCGATGGAAAGGTGGGCATGGCGCTCGACGGAATCAATATGGTGGGCCAGGTCAAAGACCAGGTGGATTCTGGAGACATTCGCGTAGCAGCGATGCCGGCCGGGGCATCCGGCAAATCGATCTCGGCGATCAACGTCGGTGGATGGTTCATTCCCAGTTCGAGCGAGCACCCAGACGAAGCGTGGAAGTTCTTGGAATTTTTGATGAGCACCGAAAACCAGACGGTCCATTCGTCATACGGTTCTGTCCCCGTGTTGAAATCCGAATCTGCACAGTACGAGGGCCAGTACTGGGACGTGCTGACCGAGTCACTCCTTTCAGGCGTTCCAGAAGGTATCTCTCCGAAGACCGGTTCCTTGTGGACAACCAACGGCGAGCAGCTGCAGGCGCTCCTCACCACCAAGCAGTCCGCCAGCAAGACGTTGGAGAACATTGTTGAAGAACACAGTGCTGAATACTGA
- a CDS encoding carbohydrate ABC transporter permease, translated as MRTPSRERTRIAVLVGRYALIAVWMLFTLLPLYAAFVASLTKYENLGKSFLYPTDWQWSNYIDIFSRVPILDFLKATLIYAVGASVVCVVLAVLAAYALSRFRFRGKRAFVSVVFLTQLVPQVIIVVPMFMMLSDVGLYDTYAGVILVIAATGVAFPILLLRSFFDGLPLALEEAAAVDGASRLGILWRIVLPLSAPGLATAFALSFFTGWGQYLYPLVLTRSPEHTPVTVGIGRLIDNTTPWEMVMTGTIIAVIPAVIAYMLVQKFLTNGLMVGAVK; from the coding sequence ATGAGAACTCCAAGCCGTGAACGCACGCGCATTGCGGTGCTTGTCGGGCGCTACGCATTGATTGCCGTATGGATGCTGTTCACTTTGCTCCCGCTTTATGCGGCATTCGTAGCGTCACTGACGAAGTATGAAAATCTCGGCAAGTCATTCTTGTACCCGACTGACTGGCAATGGTCGAACTACATTGACATTTTCAGCAGGGTGCCGATTCTCGATTTTCTCAAGGCGACACTCATCTATGCCGTTGGAGCGTCGGTGGTCTGTGTCGTGCTGGCAGTGCTGGCAGCATACGCGCTGTCGCGGTTCCGTTTCCGCGGTAAGCGCGCCTTTGTCAGCGTGGTTTTTCTGACGCAGCTGGTGCCGCAGGTGATCATTGTCGTTCCCATGTTCATGATGCTGAGCGATGTAGGTCTCTACGACACTTATGCCGGTGTGATCCTCGTGATCGCAGCGACCGGCGTCGCGTTCCCGATCCTTCTGCTGCGCAGCTTCTTCGACGGGCTCCCGCTTGCTCTTGAGGAGGCGGCCGCGGTCGACGGCGCGTCACGCCTGGGCATCCTCTGGAGAATCGTGCTGCCGCTCTCAGCGCCCGGATTGGCGACCGCATTCGCGCTGTCGTTCTTCACTGGCTGGGGGCAGTATCTTTACCCCCTCGTGCTCACGCGGTCTCCCGAGCACACTCCGGTGACGGTGGGAATCGGACGTTTGATCGACAACACGACGCCGTGGGAAATGGTGATGACGGGAACAATCATCGCTGTGATTCCCGCAGTGATCGCGTACATGCTGGTGCAGAAGTTCCTCACGAACGGCCTTATGGTGGGTGCGGTGAAGTAA